Proteins encoded within one genomic window of Streptomyces rubradiris:
- a CDS encoding helical backbone metal receptor, translated as MTRVVSLVPSLTEAVAVTLPGALVGATDWCTHPADLDVARIGGTKNPRVDRIVSLAPDLVIANEEENRAADLDALRAAGIEVLVTEVRGVPQAFTELDRVLTACGAPGRPGWLDEAERAWAALPEPAERTTAVVPVWRRPWMVLGRDTFAGDVLARLGVDHLYAGHPDRYPRVPAAELRAASPDLVVLPDEPYRFTADDGPEAFPGLPCALVSGRHLTWYGPSLTRAPRVLAEALRAARR; from the coding sequence GTGACGCGGGTGGTCTCCCTGGTCCCGTCCCTGACCGAGGCCGTCGCGGTGACCCTGCCCGGCGCCCTCGTGGGCGCCACCGACTGGTGCACCCACCCGGCGGACCTGGACGTCGCCCGGATCGGCGGCACGAAGAACCCCCGGGTGGACCGGATCGTCTCCCTCGCCCCGGACCTGGTGATCGCCAACGAGGAGGAGAACCGCGCCGCCGACCTCGACGCCCTGCGCGCGGCCGGCATCGAGGTCCTGGTCACCGAGGTACGGGGCGTGCCGCAGGCCTTCACCGAGCTGGACCGGGTGCTCACCGCGTGCGGCGCCCCGGGCCGGCCCGGCTGGCTGGACGAGGCGGAGCGGGCCTGGGCGGCGCTGCCCGAGCCCGCGGAGCGCACGACCGCGGTGGTGCCCGTCTGGCGCCGCCCCTGGATGGTTCTCGGCCGGGACACCTTCGCCGGTGACGTCCTGGCCCGCCTCGGCGTGGACCACCTCTACGCCGGCCACCCCGACCGCTATCCGCGCGTCCCGGCGGCCGAGCTGCGCGCGGCGTCCCCGGACCTGGTGGTCCTGCCCGACGAGCCGTACCGCTTCACCGCCGACGACGGCCCCGAGGCCTTCCCCGGCCTGCCCTGCGCCCTGGTCAGCGGACGGCACCTGACGTGGTACGGCCCGTCCCTGACGCGAGCGCCACGGGTGCTGGCCGAGGCCCTGCGAGCAGCTCGCCGCTGA
- a CDS encoding helix-turn-helix domain-containing protein, with product MGDHKEQQPVRVGAAVRRRRRALELTLAVVAERSGLSVPFLSQVENDRARPSSTSLEKLADALRTTAVELLAAADPAASVDVVRAEPVAEGDFDPRTRALVRGHHQLHASEFTGDHDAGRELQHRNDELMYVADGAVEIEAEGRAYRLGRGDTLYLTGGVRHRWRATVPDTRIIVVAVAEHIEAVRNRSR from the coding sequence ATGGGCGACCACAAAGAACAGCAGCCCGTGCGGGTGGGCGCGGCCGTCCGGCGGCGCCGCCGCGCGCTGGAACTGACCCTCGCCGTCGTGGCCGAGCGAAGCGGCCTGTCGGTGCCCTTCCTCAGCCAGGTGGAGAACGACCGGGCCCGCCCGAGCAGCACCTCCCTGGAGAAGCTGGCCGACGCGCTGCGCACCACGGCCGTCGAACTCCTCGCCGCCGCCGACCCGGCGGCCAGCGTGGACGTGGTGCGCGCCGAGCCGGTCGCCGAGGGCGACTTCGACCCGCGCACCCGCGCCCTGGTGCGCGGCCACCACCAGCTGCACGCCTCCGAGTTCACCGGCGACCACGACGCCGGCCGCGAGCTCCAGCACCGCAACGACGAGCTGATGTACGTCGCCGACGGCGCGGTGGAGATCGAGGCGGAGGGCCGCGCCTACCGCCTCGGCCGGGGCGACACCCTGTATCTGACCGGTGGCGTCCGGCACCGCTGGCGGGCCACGGTCCCGGACACCCGGATCATCGTGGTGGCGGTCGCCGAGCACATCGAGGCCGTCCGGAACAGGTCCCGCTGA
- a CDS encoding ABC transporter permease/substrate binding protein, translating into MPRIPLGDWVDSGVDWLVAHLSWLFDAVKAVMEGMYDGIDALLTAPQPLLMAGILAVVAWWLRGLLAGVLAFAGFALVDSLDLWDRAMSTLALVLVATVIALVISLPLGIWAARSKAVSAAVRPVLDLLQTMPSMVLLIPAMLFFGLGTAAGVVATLIFALAPGVRMTELGIRQVDAELVEAAEAFGTTPRNILWRVQLPLALPTIMAGVNQVIMLGLSMVVIAGMVGTGGLGGAVNEAIGQLDIGYGFEAGVGIVVLAIYLDRVTGALGTQLSPLGRRAAVKARTRAWSYRPRPAVALAGVVVLALVAGGLGVFGPSAGTSEASGTDVGKGKEIRIGYIPWDEGIASTFLWKEILEERGFKVSTAQYAAGPLYTGLATGQLDFQTDSWLPTTHAEYWSKYGKQLDDLGKWYGPTSLELSVPSYVKDVNSLADLKEHASEFDGKIIGIEPSAGEMSLLKSEVLKEYGLQDTYDVVDGSTPAMLAELKRAYARHQPVLVTLWSPHWAYSDYDLKKLKDPKGAWGEGDGVHTLARKGFAADNPLVGRWLRDFSMTEEQLTGLEARIQQAGKGKEQEAVRGWLRDHPGLVDKWAPVAKAGTHSEAAG; encoded by the coding sequence ATGCCTAGGATCCCCCTCGGCGACTGGGTCGACTCCGGCGTGGACTGGCTGGTCGCCCACCTCTCCTGGCTGTTCGACGCCGTCAAGGCGGTCATGGAGGGCATGTACGACGGCATCGACGCCCTGCTCACCGCACCCCAGCCGCTGCTGATGGCCGGCATCCTCGCCGTCGTCGCCTGGTGGCTGCGCGGACTGCTCGCCGGTGTCCTCGCCTTCGCCGGGTTCGCCCTGGTCGACTCGCTCGACCTGTGGGACCGGGCCATGTCCACCCTCGCCCTGGTCCTGGTGGCGACCGTGATCGCCCTGGTGATCTCCCTCCCGCTGGGCATCTGGGCGGCCCGCTCCAAGGCGGTCAGCGCCGCCGTACGGCCGGTCCTGGACCTGCTCCAGACCATGCCCTCGATGGTGCTGCTGATCCCGGCCATGCTCTTCTTCGGGCTGGGCACCGCCGCCGGTGTGGTCGCCACCCTGATCTTCGCGCTCGCCCCCGGCGTCCGCATGACCGAGCTGGGCATCCGCCAGGTCGACGCCGAACTGGTCGAGGCCGCAGAGGCGTTCGGCACGACCCCGCGGAACATCCTGTGGCGGGTGCAGCTGCCGCTCGCCCTGCCGACCATCATGGCCGGCGTCAACCAGGTGATCATGTTGGGCCTGTCCATGGTCGTCATCGCCGGCATGGTCGGCACCGGCGGCCTCGGCGGTGCCGTCAACGAGGCCATCGGCCAGCTCGACATCGGCTACGGCTTCGAGGCGGGCGTCGGCATCGTCGTCCTCGCCATCTACCTGGACCGGGTCACCGGCGCGCTCGGCACCCAGCTCTCCCCGCTGGGCCGCAGGGCCGCCGTGAAGGCACGCACGCGCGCGTGGTCGTACCGTCCGCGCCCGGCCGTCGCCCTGGCCGGTGTGGTCGTCCTGGCCCTCGTCGCGGGCGGACTCGGCGTCTTCGGTCCCTCCGCGGGCACCTCCGAGGCATCCGGTACGGACGTCGGCAAGGGCAAGGAGATCCGGATCGGCTACATCCCCTGGGACGAGGGCATCGCCTCCACGTTCCTGTGGAAGGAGATCCTTGAGGAGCGCGGCTTCAAGGTGAGCACGGCCCAGTACGCGGCCGGCCCGCTCTACACCGGTCTCGCCACCGGCCAGCTCGACTTCCAGACCGACTCCTGGCTGCCCACCACGCACGCCGAGTACTGGTCGAAGTACGGCAAGCAGCTTGACGACCTCGGCAAGTGGTACGGCCCCACGTCCCTGGAGCTGTCCGTGCCCTCTTATGTCAAGGACGTGAACTCCCTGGCCGACCTGAAGGAGCACGCCTCCGAGTTCGACGGGAAGATCATCGGTATCGAGCCCAGCGCGGGCGAGATGAGCCTGCTCAAGAGCGAGGTGCTGAAGGAGTACGGCCTTCAGGACACGTACGACGTGGTCGACGGCTCCACCCCGGCCATGCTCGCCGAGCTGAAGCGCGCCTACGCCCGGCACCAGCCGGTCCTCGTCACCCTGTGGTCGCCGCACTGGGCGTACAGCGACTACGACCTGAAGAAGCTCAAGGACCCCAAGGGCGCCTGGGGCGAGGGCGACGGCGTGCACACCCTCGCCCGCAAGGGCTTCGCCGCCGACAACCCGCTGGTCGGCCGGTGGCTGAGGGACTTCTCGATGACCGAGGAGCAGCTGACCGGCCTGGAGGCACGCATCCAGCAGGCCGGCAAGGGAAAGGAGCAGGAGGCCGTCCGAGGCTGGCTGCGCGACCACCCCGGCCTGGTCGACAAGTGGGCCCCCGTCGCCAAGGCCGGCACCCACAGCGAGGCGGCCGGGTGA
- a CDS encoding quaternary amine ABC transporter ATP-binding protein, translating into MSPRLEAEHLFKVFGRRPDDAVERLRRGADRAELRADGATAAVIDASFRVEAGEIFVVMGLSGSGKSTLLRMLNGLLEPTAGSVRFDGQDLTALGDRALRELRSRKISMVFQHFALFPHRSVRDNAAYGLEVQGVPRAERERRADEALALCGLAGWEASWPDELSGGMQQRVGLARALATDADLLLMDESFSALDPLIRRDMQDQLLELQKTLKKTIVFITHDLNEAMRLGDRVAVMRDGRIVQTGTAEDILLRPANDYVASFIQDVDRSRVLTAGALMDTSVTSDAPLCGCETATRETPFAELCAISARLSHRVSVVDGTGRVVGVVARRRLLGFLGDTTTAPVACDNPEGKVVSHA; encoded by the coding sequence GTGTCACCCAGGCTTGAGGCAGAGCACCTGTTCAAGGTGTTCGGAAGACGACCCGACGACGCGGTGGAGCGACTGCGGCGCGGCGCCGACCGGGCGGAGCTGCGCGCGGACGGCGCGACGGCCGCCGTGATCGACGCCTCCTTCCGCGTCGAGGCCGGCGAGATCTTCGTCGTGATGGGACTGTCGGGCTCCGGCAAGTCCACCCTGCTGCGCATGCTCAACGGGCTGCTGGAGCCGACCGCGGGCAGCGTGCGCTTCGACGGGCAGGACCTGACCGCGCTCGGCGACCGGGCGCTGCGCGAACTGCGCTCCAGGAAGATCAGCATGGTCTTCCAGCACTTCGCGCTGTTCCCGCACCGCAGCGTCCGCGACAACGCCGCCTACGGCCTGGAAGTGCAGGGCGTGCCCCGCGCCGAGCGCGAGCGCCGCGCCGACGAGGCGCTCGCCCTGTGCGGCCTGGCCGGCTGGGAGGCGTCCTGGCCCGACGAGCTGTCCGGCGGCATGCAGCAGCGCGTCGGCCTGGCCCGCGCCCTCGCCACCGACGCGGACCTGCTGCTGATGGACGAGTCCTTCAGCGCCCTGGACCCGCTGATCCGCCGCGACATGCAGGACCAGCTGCTGGAGCTGCAGAAGACCCTGAAGAAGACGATCGTCTTCATCACCCACGACCTCAACGAGGCCATGCGGCTCGGTGACCGCGTCGCCGTCATGCGGGACGGCCGCATCGTGCAGACCGGCACCGCGGAGGACATCCTGCTGCGGCCCGCGAACGACTACGTGGCCTCCTTCATCCAGGACGTGGACCGCTCCCGGGTGCTGACGGCGGGCGCGCTCATGGACACCTCGGTGACCTCCGACGCGCCGCTGTGCGGCTGCGAGACGGCGACCCGCGAGACGCCGTTCGCGGAGCTGTGCGCGATCAGCGCCCGGCTGTCCCACCGGGTCTCGGTGGTGGACGGCACGGGCCGGGTCGTCGGGGTGGTGGCGCGCCGGCGCCTGCTCGGCTTCCTCGGCGACACGACGACCGCCCCCGTGGCCTGCGACAACCCGGAGGGGAAGGTGGTCAGCCATGCCTAG
- a CDS encoding 5'-3' exonuclease, producing MTGRLMLLDTASLYFRAYFGVPDSVRAPDGTPVNAVRGLLDFIDRLVKDHRPDHLVACMDADWRPRWRVDLIPTYKAHRVAEEHTGAPDAEEVPDTLAPQVPVIEEVLDAIGIARVGVAEYEADDVIGTFTARARGPVDIVTGDRDLYQLVDDERGVRVLYPLKGVGTLQVTDEAVLREKYGVDGRGYADLALLRGDPSDGLPGVAGIGEKTAAKLLAEFGDLAGIMAAVDDPGAKLTPSQRKRLTEARPYLAVAPKVVRVADDVPLPKVGTALPDAPRDPAALAELARRWGLGGSLDRLLTTLTS from the coding sequence GTGACCGGACGACTCATGCTTCTCGACACCGCCTCGCTGTACTTCCGCGCCTACTTCGGTGTCCCGGACTCGGTGCGCGCGCCGGACGGCACGCCCGTCAACGCGGTGCGCGGGCTGCTGGACTTCATCGACCGGCTGGTCAAGGACCACCGGCCGGACCACCTGGTGGCCTGCATGGACGCCGACTGGCGCCCGCGGTGGCGGGTGGACCTCATCCCCACCTACAAGGCGCACCGGGTCGCCGAGGAGCACACCGGCGCACCGGACGCGGAGGAGGTGCCGGACACCCTGGCCCCGCAGGTCCCGGTGATCGAGGAGGTGCTGGACGCGATCGGCATCGCCCGCGTGGGCGTCGCGGAGTACGAGGCGGACGACGTGATCGGCACGTTCACCGCGCGGGCCCGGGGCCCGGTCGACATCGTCACCGGCGACCGCGACCTGTACCAGCTGGTGGACGACGAGCGCGGGGTCCGGGTGCTGTATCCGCTCAAGGGCGTCGGCACGCTCCAGGTGACCGACGAGGCGGTGCTGCGCGAGAAGTATGGCGTCGACGGGCGCGGGTACGCGGATCTGGCGCTGCTGCGCGGCGACCCCAGCGACGGCCTGCCGGGCGTGGCCGGGATCGGCGAGAAGACGGCCGCCAAGCTGCTCGCCGAGTTCGGCGACCTGGCCGGGATCATGGCCGCGGTCGACGATCCGGGGGCGAAGCTGACGCCGTCGCAGCGCAAGCGGCTGACCGAGGCCCGGCCGTATCTGGCGGTCGCGCCGAAGGTGGTGCGGGTGGCCGACGACGTGCCGCTGCCAAAGGTCGGCACCGCCCTGCCGGACGCCCCGCGCGATCCGGCGGCACTCGCGGAGCTGGCGCGCCGGTGGGGGCTGGGCGGCTCGCTGGACCGCCTGCTGACCACGCTGACGAGCTGA
- a CDS encoding siderophore-interacting protein: MAERPGRKPRKPHTAQVVRTERLTPHMQRVVLGGTGLAGFAADTCTDHYVKLLFGADGVSYPEPFDLERIRAEFPREQWPVTRTYTVRDWDAERGELTLDFVIHGDAGLAGPWAARVRPGETVRFMGPGGAYAPDPEADWHLLAGDESALPAIARALETLPAGARTHAFIEVSGPEEEQKIDTGVQVVWLHRGDRPVGEALLEAVRGLEFPPGRVHAFVHGEAGVVKELRRLLRIEHQIPREDLSISGYWRLGHNEDGWQASKREWNARVEAEQEGGTATAAA, from the coding sequence ATGGCAGAGCGCCCGGGACGAAAGCCGCGCAAGCCCCATACCGCCCAGGTCGTGCGTACCGAACGGCTGACCCCGCACATGCAGCGCGTGGTGCTCGGCGGCACGGGCCTCGCCGGATTCGCCGCGGACACCTGCACCGACCACTACGTCAAACTGCTGTTCGGCGCCGACGGTGTGAGCTACCCCGAGCCCTTCGACCTGGAGCGGATCCGCGCCGAGTTCCCGCGCGAGCAGTGGCCGGTGACCCGTACGTACACCGTGCGCGACTGGGACGCGGAGCGGGGCGAGCTGACGCTGGACTTCGTGATCCACGGCGACGCGGGCCTGGCCGGACCCTGGGCCGCCCGCGTGCGGCCCGGCGAGACCGTGCGCTTCATGGGCCCCGGCGGCGCGTACGCGCCCGACCCGGAGGCCGACTGGCATCTGCTCGCCGGTGACGAGAGCGCGCTGCCGGCCATCGCCCGGGCCCTGGAGACCCTCCCCGCCGGCGCCCGCACGCACGCCTTCATCGAGGTCTCCGGCCCCGAGGAGGAGCAGAAGATCGACACCGGGGTACAGGTCGTCTGGCTGCACCGCGGCGACCGGCCGGTGGGCGAGGCCCTGCTGGAGGCCGTGCGCGGGCTCGAGTTCCCGCCGGGCCGGGTGCACGCCTTCGTGCACGGCGAGGCGGGCGTCGTCAAGGAACTGCGCCGGCTGCTGCGCATCGAGCACCAGATCCCGCGCGAGGACCTGTCGATCTCCGGCTACTGGCGCCTCGGCCACAACGAGGACGGCTGGCAGGCCTCCAAGCGCGAGTGGAACGCCCGGGTCGAGGCCGAGCAGGAGGGCGGCACGGCGACGGCGGCGGCGTGA
- a CDS encoding GNAT family N-acetyltransferase: MPFLVKPVLTAGALARVPQPTLPAADGLVLRPWRAEDAPAVYAAFQDPAMHQWHMRACDSEEEAAGWIAQWQASWARENEAQWAVVDERTDELRGRVALRQILLGDGVAEVAYWTVARARGQGVAARAAAALSHWAFEEIGFHRLELFHATANEASCRVAAKAGFALEGTKRSALQHQDGWHDMHFHARVRGD, from the coding sequence ATGCCCTTTCTCGTCAAGCCGGTCCTGACCGCCGGCGCCCTGGCCAGGGTTCCGCAACCCACCCTTCCCGCCGCCGACGGCCTGGTCCTGCGTCCCTGGCGGGCCGAGGACGCGCCCGCCGTGTATGCCGCCTTCCAGGACCCGGCGATGCACCAGTGGCACATGCGGGCCTGCGACTCCGAAGAGGAGGCCGCCGGCTGGATCGCGCAGTGGCAGGCGTCGTGGGCGCGGGAGAACGAGGCCCAGTGGGCCGTCGTGGACGAACGGACGGACGAACTGCGGGGCCGGGTCGCGCTGCGGCAGATACTGCTCGGGGACGGCGTGGCCGAGGTGGCGTACTGGACGGTGGCGCGGGCGCGGGGGCAGGGCGTCGCCGCCCGGGCCGCCGCCGCGCTGTCCCACTGGGCCTTCGAGGAGATCGGCTTCCACCGCCTCGAACTCTTCCACGCCACCGCCAACGAGGCGTCCTGCCGGGTCGCCGCCAAGGCCGGTTTCGCCCTGGAGGGCACCAAGCGCAGCGCCCTCCAGCACCAGGACGGCTGGCACGACATGCACTTCCACGCGCGGGTGCGGGGGGACTGA
- a CDS encoding pseudouridine synthase: MRRRTPPPPAPLPQRDGVDPVRVRLPVGGAWATVREHLVERLTGAGPGMVEAMFAAGQVFGADGRAVPPDAPYRPGMYVWFHRELPAEVPVPFPVEVVYRDEHIVVADKPHFLATTPRGSHVAQTALARLRHELGLPTLTAAHRLDRLTAGLVLFTVRPEERGAYQTLFRDRRVRKEYEAVAPYDPSLALPRTVRSRIVKERGVPAAREIPGEPNAETRVALAGHRAGLGRYRLVPATGQTHQLRVHLAALGVPILGDPLYPEVTGPVPAGDFRRPLQLLARRLEFTDPVTGTHHAFTSGRELSAWTSYTDWSGEPRPHHG, translated from the coding sequence ATGAGACGCCGTACGCCGCCCCCACCCGCCCCGCTCCCGCAACGCGACGGGGTCGATCCCGTACGGGTACGGCTGCCCGTCGGCGGGGCGTGGGCCACCGTGCGGGAGCATCTGGTGGAACGGCTCACCGGGGCCGGTCCCGGCATGGTGGAGGCGATGTTCGCCGCCGGCCAGGTGTTCGGCGCCGACGGGCGGGCCGTACCACCGGACGCCCCGTACCGGCCGGGAATGTACGTCTGGTTCCACCGCGAGCTGCCCGCCGAGGTGCCGGTGCCGTTCCCGGTGGAGGTGGTGTACCGGGACGAGCACATCGTGGTGGCCGACAAGCCGCACTTCCTGGCCACCACCCCGCGCGGCTCGCATGTAGCCCAGACCGCGCTGGCCCGGCTCCGGCACGAGCTGGGCCTTCCGACGCTGACGGCGGCGCACCGCCTGGACCGGCTCACCGCCGGGCTGGTGCTGTTCACCGTGCGGCCCGAGGAACGCGGCGCGTACCAGACCCTGTTCCGGGACCGGCGGGTACGCAAGGAGTACGAGGCCGTCGCCCCGTACGACCCTTCGCTCGCGCTCCCCCGCACCGTGCGCAGCCGGATCGTGAAGGAGCGCGGGGTACCGGCCGCCCGGGAGATCCCCGGCGAGCCGAACGCCGAGACCCGGGTGGCACTAGCTGGTCACCGGGCCGGGCTGGGCCGGTACCGGCTCGTCCCGGCGACCGGCCAGACCCACCAGCTGCGGGTGCATCTGGCCGCGCTGGGTGTGCCCATCCTCGGCGATCCGCTGTATCCCGAGGTGACCGGCCCGGTGCCGGCCGGAGACTTCCGGCGTCCGCTGCAACTGCTCGCCCGGCGGCTGGAGTTCACCGACCCGGTCACCGGCACGCACCACGCCTTCACCAGCGGCCGCGAGTTGAGCGCCTGGACGTCGTACACCGACTGGTCCGGCGAGCCCCGGCCGCACCACGGTTGA
- a CDS encoding cytochrome P450 produces MTSESPSLTGTDSLAPPPGCPAHGLGAGGPRRLYGPDAEDLAGLYERLREEHGPVAPVLLHDDVPMWVVLGHAENLQLVRSPSQYTRDSRIWTPLKDGRVKPDHPLMPHIAWQPICSHAEGAEHERLRDAVTAAMATIDHRSVRRHIGRHTQALVNGFCERGRADLVSQFAEHLPMAVMCEILGMPEEYNDRMVQAARDALKGTETAIQSHTYVMDALSRLTTRRRTRPEDDFTSHLIGHPAGLTDDEVREHLRLVLFAAYEATANLLANALRMVLTEPGFRARLNGGQMTVPEAIEQSLWDEPPFSTVFGYFAKQDTELGGRRIRKGDGLLFAPAPGNVDPKVRPDPSESMQGNRSHLAFGGGPHECPGQDIGRAIADVGVDALLTRLSDIQLDCAEEDLRWRSSIASRHLVALPVRFEPKPQQDVDLPPRAMPIPPQRSNWQVGALSSDPAPAAEPQSAAHQPPSVPEPAPAALEPSRPRGLWQRLLRWWHGG; encoded by the coding sequence GTGACGTCTGAATCTCCCTCCCTGACCGGCACAGATTCCCTCGCCCCGCCGCCGGGTTGCCCCGCGCACGGCCTCGGCGCCGGGGGGCCGCGGCGGCTCTACGGCCCCGACGCCGAAGACCTCGCCGGCCTCTACGAACGCCTGCGGGAAGAGCACGGCCCGGTGGCTCCCGTGCTGCTCCACGACGACGTACCCATGTGGGTGGTGCTCGGGCACGCCGAGAACCTGCAACTGGTGCGCAGTCCCTCGCAGTACACCCGGGACAGCCGGATCTGGACCCCGCTGAAGGACGGCCGGGTCAAGCCCGACCACCCGCTCATGCCGCACATCGCCTGGCAGCCCATCTGCTCGCACGCCGAGGGCGCCGAGCACGAGCGGCTGCGCGACGCGGTCACCGCGGCCATGGCCACCATCGACCACCGCAGCGTCCGCCGGCACATCGGACGCCACACCCAGGCCCTGGTCAACGGCTTCTGCGAACGCGGACGGGCCGACCTGGTCTCCCAGTTCGCCGAGCATCTGCCGATGGCCGTGATGTGCGAGATCCTCGGCATGCCCGAGGAGTACAACGACCGGATGGTGCAGGCCGCGCGGGACGCCCTGAAGGGCACCGAGACCGCCATCCAGAGCCACACCTACGTCATGGACGCGCTCAGCCGGCTCACCACCCGGCGGCGCACCCGGCCCGAGGACGACTTCACCAGTCACCTCATCGGCCACCCGGCCGGACTGACCGACGACGAGGTCCGCGAACACCTGCGGCTCGTCCTGTTCGCCGCCTACGAGGCGACGGCGAACCTCCTGGCCAACGCGCTGCGCATGGTCCTCACCGAGCCGGGTTTCCGGGCCCGGCTCAACGGCGGCCAGATGACCGTGCCGGAGGCGATCGAGCAATCCCTGTGGGACGAGCCGCCGTTCAGCACGGTCTTCGGCTACTTCGCCAAGCAGGACACCGAGCTGGGCGGCCGGCGCATCCGCAAGGGCGACGGGCTGCTGTTCGCGCCCGCCCCCGGCAACGTCGACCCGAAGGTGCGGCCCGATCCGTCGGAGAGCATGCAGGGCAACCGCTCCCACCTGGCCTTCGGCGGCGGCCCGCACGAGTGCCCCGGCCAGGACATCGGCCGCGCCATCGCCGATGTCGGCGTGGACGCGCTGCTGACCCGGCTGTCCGACATCCAGCTCGACTGCGCGGAGGAGGACCTGCGCTGGCGGTCGTCCATCGCCTCCCGGCACCTGGTGGCCCTGCCGGTGCGCTTCGAACCGAAGCCCCAGCAGGACGTGGACCTGCCGCCGCGGGCCATGCCGATCCCGCCGCAGCGCTCCAACTGGCAGGTCGGCGCGCTGAGCAGCGACCCGGCCCCGGCCGCCGAACCGCAGTCGGCGGCCCACCAGCCGCCGTCCGTACCGGAACCCGCCCCTGCGGCCCTCGAACCATCCCGTCCCCGCGGGCTGTGGCAGCGGCTCCTGCGCTGGTGGCACGGCGGCTGA
- a CDS encoding GTP-binding protein: MDFKGSDTIPGPRTEDHLPHTAQAAVKIVIVGGFGVGKTTMVGSVSEIRPLTTEETMTQAGIGVDDDYGSESKTATTVAMDFGRIQITDQLVLYLFGTPGQERFWFLWNGLFEGALGAVVLVDTRRLEVSFDVMGRLEERGVPFVVAVNSFPDAPRYPVEELRTALDLGPEIPIIECDVRRRASSKDVLLTLTRFLHSLALSGALT, encoded by the coding sequence ATGGACTTCAAAGGCTCTGACACGATCCCCGGCCCGCGCACCGAGGATCATCTGCCGCACACGGCCCAGGCCGCGGTGAAGATCGTCATTGTGGGCGGGTTCGGCGTCGGCAAGACCACCATGGTCGGCTCCGTCAGCGAGATCAGGCCGCTGACCACCGAGGAGACCATGACCCAGGCCGGCATCGGCGTGGACGACGACTACGGCTCCGAGTCCAAGACGGCCACCACCGTGGCCATGGACTTCGGCCGCATCCAGATCACCGACCAACTGGTGCTCTACCTCTTCGGCACGCCCGGCCAGGAGCGCTTCTGGTTCCTGTGGAACGGCCTGTTCGAGGGCGCCCTCGGCGCGGTCGTCCTGGTCGACACCCGGCGCCTGGAGGTCAGCTTCGACGTCATGGGCCGGCTGGAGGAACGCGGCGTGCCCTTCGTCGTCGCCGTCAACTCCTTCCCGGACGCGCCCCGTTACCCGGTCGAGGAACTGCGCACGGCCCTGGACCTGGGCCCGGAGATCCCGATCATCGAGTGCGATGTGCGCCGCCGGGCCTCCAGCAAGGACGTGCTGCTCACCCTCACCCGCTTCCTGCACTCCCTCGCCCTGTCCGGCGCCCTCACCTGA
- a CDS encoding DUF742 domain-containing protein: MTPPRRKRRRPQHPSPPSAPVAKPAGGAEKPGNPERLYTIAGSADGKRAELDLVTLIVARSAPPLSASPEMAAVLRLCTAPLSMAELSAYLQLPFSAMTVLITELIQAELVQARAPIVRQAAFDRSLLEAVMHGLQRL; encoded by the coding sequence ATGACCCCTCCACGACGCAAGCGGCGCCGGCCGCAGCACCCGTCGCCCCCGTCGGCACCGGTCGCGAAACCGGCGGGCGGTGCGGAGAAACCCGGCAACCCCGAACGGCTCTACACCATCGCCGGATCGGCGGACGGCAAGCGCGCGGAACTCGACCTGGTGACGCTGATCGTGGCCCGCTCCGCGCCCCCGCTGTCCGCCTCCCCGGAGATGGCGGCCGTGCTCCGGCTGTGCACCGCCCCCCTGTCCATGGCCGAGCTCTCGGCCTATCTCCAACTGCCGTTCAGCGCGATGACCGTACTGATCACCGAGCTGATCCAGGCGGAGCTGGTGCAGGCCCGCGCCCCGATCGTCCGCCAGGCGGCTTTCGACCGTTCCCTCCTCGAAGCGGTGATGCATGGACTTCAAAGGCTCTGA
- a CDS encoding roadblock/LC7 domain-containing protein, which translates to MIQQRANLDWMLKQLNDGVPGIEMIVVLSADGLRIARYGGEPDAADRVAAACAGVQSLAGAIIQELPGAGDMKLVVFEIEGGYFYLMNAGPNAYLAVLADVTCEPGRMSGMMRDLVVRIGAHLTSPPRRNGQTV; encoded by the coding sequence GTGATCCAGCAGCGAGCGAACCTGGACTGGATGCTCAAGCAGCTCAACGACGGCGTCCCGGGTATCGAGATGATCGTGGTCCTGTCCGCCGACGGACTGCGCATCGCCCGCTACGGCGGCGAGCCCGACGCCGCCGACCGGGTGGCCGCCGCCTGCGCGGGTGTACAGAGCCTGGCCGGCGCCATCATCCAGGAACTGCCGGGCGCCGGTGACATGAAGCTCGTGGTCTTCGAGATCGAGGGCGGCTACTTCTACCTGATGAACGCCGGCCCCAACGCCTACCTCGCCGTGCTCGCGGACGTCACCTGCGAACCGGGCCGGATGAGCGGCATGATGCGCGACCTCGTCGTCCGGATCGGCGCCCACCTCACCAGCCCGCCCCGGCGGAACGGGCAGACCGTATGA